Proteins from a single region of Pyrus communis chromosome 6, drPyrComm1.1, whole genome shotgun sequence:
- the LOC137736223 gene encoding uncharacterized protein, whose amino-acid sequence MVQSSPYYPQSNGQAEASNKILVNIVKRMVVDNLEKWHKKLGNTLWAYSTSKRATTGTTPHALTFRQDVVISMEINVSSVRIQNQFGLHSQEYLQAMCQGIEDLDIARIKALDKIEEGNKAVARAYNKKVKLKNFKEGELVWNAILPLGAQIRGLGK is encoded by the coding sequence ATGGTTCAGTCTAGTCCTTATTACCCCCAATCAAATGGTCAAGCAGAAGCCAGCAACAAGATCTTGGTAAACATTGTTAAAAGAATGGTAGTCGATAATCTAGAGAAATGGCATAAGAAGTTGGGAAATACTTTGTGGGCATATAGTACTTCTAAAAGGGCAACAACTGGAACTACTCCTCATGCTCTAACTTTTAGGCAAGATGTTGTGATCTCCATGGAAATTAATGTGAGTTCGGTCagaattcaaaatcaatttggGCTACACAGTCAAGAATACCTTCAGGCTATGTGTCAAGGAATTGAAGACCTTGATATAGCCCGAATTAAAGCATTAGATAAAATTGAAGAAGGAAACAAAGCTGTTGCCCGAGCATACAACAAAAAGGTGAAGTTGAAGAACTTTAAAGAAGGAGAATTAGTATGGAATGCAATTCTCCCTTTAGGAGCTCAAATCAGAGGCCTTGGAAAATAG
- the LOC137736225 gene encoding uncharacterized protein — protein MAHVTVEKAGQEEPNQTSLPEQLGKKPERIYSNKMVFVCLSLALTNHLKPIYVTAHLERVPFKRVLIDGGAAINVLPYKQMKRICRSDEDLIPINLTVSSFSKAITKTHGIPPLEVDLGLKQIMLAFFVVDNTSTYGALLGRDWIHQSLSVPSTIHQQVVVYHEK, from the coding sequence ATGGCGCATGTTACTGTCGAAAAAGCAGGACAAGAAGAACCCAACCAGACAAGCTTGCCCGAGCAATTAGGAAAGAAGCCTGAGAGAATATACTCAAACAAAATGGTATTTGTTTGCCTGAGTTTGGCCCTGACCAACCATCTTAAGCCCATATATGTAACTGCTCACTTGGAGAGAGTACCTTTCAAGAGGGTCTTGATTGATGGAGGGGCCGCAATTAATGTGCTGCCATACAAGCAGATGAAGAGAATATGCAGAAGTGATGAGGATCTTATCCCCATAAATCTTACAGTTTCTAGTTTCTCGAAAGCTATCACCAAGACTCATGGGATACCGCCATTAGAGGTTGATTTAGGTTTGAAACAAATCATGCTGGCCTTTTTTGTTGTAGATAATACTTCCACTTATGGGGCTTTACTAGGCAGAGATTGGATTCATCAGAGTCTCTCTGTGCCATCTACCATACACCAACAAGTGGTTGTCTACcatgaaaaatga